The segment ACCTCGGTGACCTTCGTCCGATAGGCTTCGAAGGCTGCAATGGCACCGGCGATCACGTCAGCTTCTTGTTGTTCATCGAGCGCCAGGCCGTCGATTGCGCTCACGAACGCCTTCCAGTGCTGGGCGCGTCCTTGCGGGTGGGCTGCCAGGTGCCGCGCACCCAGGCTTTCGTCCAGGCCAAGGCACTGGGTGTGCTTGAACAAGAAGGCGGCGCCCAGGTTCGAACCCTCGCTGCAATACAGCCAGCCCAGTGCCTGGGCCGGGTCTACCTTCACCCTCGCCGGCAAGGCAGGTGGTAGTTGGCCCAGGTCGCGAATGTCCTGCTCGACCGCAGCGAGCCGCGACAGCGACGAGAGGCCCGGCAGCCACGCATTGAGGTGGGGGTCCTCGTAAAGTCCATGGAGGCTGCCGTGAAAGTGATGCTGTACCAGCAGGAAGCGCCCATAGCGCGCTCTGTCCTCAAAGGGGTGCGCGGCCATGACCAACTGATCGACACTGTCATGTTCGCGGTGGGTGGCCGCTTTGAGGCGTTTGCAACGGCTTGTCTCCAGGGGTGACACGGGTACTGCGATCATTCGGTGAGTCCGTCGCGGGCAGAAAGGCATCCATGATGCGTGGCGGTGAGCATCGCAGCAAGCATCAGGCGCGGTTATCATGGCCGCCGTATCGTTCAGACCCAAGGAAAAGCCGGTCATGTCTTCGCTTCAGTTCCGTACGCCGTCCCTTGAGGACGCCAGCCGCTGCCACGCCATCGAGATCGGTGCCTACGAGGGAGACGAAGCTGCCACGCTGGAAAAGATCCAGACGCGCATCAGTCAGTACCCACAGGGGTTTCTGTTGCTCGAAAGTGATGGAGAGATCGTTGGCTTCATCAACAGCGGCTGCGCCCATCAGGTGGTGATGTCGGACGAAGCGTTCAAGGAACTGGTGGGGCATGACCCCGATGCCCCCAACGTAGTGATCATGTCGGTGGTGGTCGACCCGGCGTATCAGGGCCAAGGTCATGCCAAGCGATTGATGGAAGCGTTCATCCTGCGAATGAAAGCCTGCGCGAAGCAGACCATCCACCTGATGTGCAAAGAACAGCACGTACCGCTGTACCGCAAGCTGGGTTATCAGTACGTCCAGCCTTCACCTTCCGAGCACGGCGGTATGGCGTGGCATGAGATGGTAATGGTGCTGTGAGCCATTGCCGGGCGGCGTCAGGTAGGGCCGCACTGCGGCCCACCGGCGGCAAGCGCGACGCTACAGGTTGAACCTGCCGGTGAGCTGGGGCTGGCTTGCTGGTGATGGGCTGTCATGCAGCCCCAGAGGCACAAGACAGCCAGCATCACGAGGCGGCGCCTCTATCAGCCTGCGACCAACTGATGGGCCAGGCGGTTGTGACGTTCGAGTACCCGTGGCAGGTCGACAGTGACCAACTGGCCGTCCCTGACCACCACCTTGCCGTTGATGACGCTGGTATGCACCTGGGTCGGGGTGCAGAACACCAGCGCTGCAAGCGGGTCATGATGCCCGCCGGCGTAGGCGACATGGCCCAGGTCGAAGGCGACGAAATCAGCGACCATGCCCGGTGCCAGTGCGCCGATGTCATCGCGGTTGAGCACCTTGGCGCCGCCCAGGGTCGCGATTTCCAGCGCTTCGCGGGCCGTCATCGCATCCGGGCCAAACCCCACGCGTTGCAGCAGCAGGGCCTGGCGGACCTCGCCGATCATGCTGGCACCGTCGTTGGACGCCGAACCGTCCACCCCGAGCCCGATCGGTACGCCATGATCGCGCATGGCGCGCACCGGGGCGATACCTGAAGCCAGGCGCATGTTCGAGCATGGGCAATGGGCGACCCCGGTGCCGGTGCGGGCGAACAGTTCGATGCCATGCTGGTCCAGTTGCACGCAGTGCGCGTGCCACACGTCGGGCCCGACCCACCCCAAATCCTCGGCGTACTCGGCAGGGGTCATGCCGAATTTTTCCCGGCTG is part of the Pseudomonas parafulva genome and harbors:
- a CDS encoding biliverdin-producing heme oxygenase, giving the protein MIAVPVSPLETSRCKRLKAATHREHDSVDQLVMAAHPFEDRARYGRFLLVQHHFHGSLHGLYEDPHLNAWLPGLSSLSRLAAVEQDIRDLGQLPPALPARVKVDPAQALGWLYCSEGSNLGAAFLFKHTQCLGLDESLGARHLAAHPQGRAQHWKAFVSAIDGLALDEQQEADVIAGAIAAFEAYRTKVTEVFAADLHTTTNTSKG
- a CDS encoding GNAT family N-acetyltransferase, whose translation is MSSLQFRTPSLEDASRCHAIEIGAYEGDEAATLEKIQTRISQYPQGFLLLESDGEIVGFINSGCAHQVVMSDEAFKELVGHDPDAPNVVIMSVVVDPAYQGQGHAKRLMEAFILRMKACAKQTIHLMCKEQHVPLYRKLGYQYVQPSPSEHGGMAWHEMVMVL